In Elaeis guineensis isolate ETL-2024a chromosome 1, EG11, whole genome shotgun sequence, a genomic segment contains:
- the LOC105039668 gene encoding nifU-like protein 3, chloroplastic: MGFLSSAHLQGLSSSAAINPFHPPSQRISTSHLTFPKSRGQTDLRRSFQFARHRGRRRRRRGAGSSSAVCVLPLTEENVEMVLDEVRPSLMADGGNVALHEIDGLVVVLKLQGACGSCPSSMMTLKTGIETRLMDKIPEILAVEQILDTETGLDLNEENVEKILAEIRPYLSGTGGGLLELVQIDGYAVKVRLSGPAAGVMTVRVALTQKLREKIPSIAAVQLTE, from the exons atgggATTCTTGTCGTCAGCCCATCTGCAGGGACTGAGCTCATCAGCAGCAATCAACCCATTCCATCCTCCATCTCAACGCATCTCTACGTCCCACTTGACCTTCCCCAAG AGCAGAGGCCAAACCGACCTCAGGCGTTCTTTCCAATTCGCTCGGCATcgtgggagaagaagaagaagaagaggggcaG GATCGAGCTCGGCGGTGTGCGTCCTGCCATTGACTGAAGAGAATGTTGAGATGGTTCTGGACGAGGTGAGGCCGAGCTTGATGGCGGATGGAGGAAATGTGGCCCTCCACGAGATTGACGGCCTCGTCGTGGTGTTGAAGCTGCAAGGGGCGTGTGGGTCGTGCCCGAGCTCGATGATGACTTTGAAGACGGGCATCGAGACGCGCCTCATGGACAAGATCCCTGAAATTCTGGCAGTCGAGCAAATCCTTGATACCGAGACCGGTCTCGATCTCAATGAGGAGAACGTAGAAAAG ATTCTTGCGGAGATAAGGCCCTATCTTTCGGGCACAGGAGGTGGTTTGCTGGAGCTTGTTCAGATTGATGGCTATGCTGTGAAGGTTCGATTGAGCGGACCTGCTGCTGGGGTTATGACTGTCCGTGTAGCTCTGACGCAGAAGCTAAGAGAAAAAATTCCCTCAATCGCAGCTGTCCAGCTGACAGAGTAG